One stretch of Roseimicrobium sp. ORNL1 DNA includes these proteins:
- the glpX gene encoding class II fructose-bisphosphatase: MSDSLPPLRSPLDLERVLEFEFVRATENAALQAIHYLGRGEKEKADAAACAAIAGVFDILDIKGEVVIGEGIKDEAPGIFIGEQLGTWRDGTPRFDIALDPIDGTSNIAKGMPNSISVIAAAQIPVGSPHAMRDLPSFYSHKIAFGPAVKQLLNGSGRNLLDMPMGETLQFIADALGKRVGELVVCTMDRPRHDTIIKQVREVGAALRMISDGDITAAVAPSMPGSGVDVYIGMGGSPEGVLAAAALKCLGGDMQLRMWFDKSRHESHYNEVCASLSKDELERVYQVDDLVIGESALFCATGISDSPLVPGVKITGHRAETHSVLMRARSGTVRHITATHNLDRKFIPMRPSFAKLM, from the coding sequence AATGCCGCGCTGCAGGCCATCCATTACCTTGGACGTGGTGAGAAGGAGAAGGCAGATGCCGCAGCCTGTGCTGCCATCGCGGGTGTGTTCGACATCCTCGACATCAAGGGTGAGGTTGTCATCGGCGAAGGCATCAAGGACGAAGCCCCTGGCATCTTCATCGGGGAACAGCTTGGTACCTGGCGTGATGGCACGCCCCGGTTCGACATCGCCCTGGATCCCATCGACGGCACTTCAAATATCGCGAAGGGCATGCCCAACAGCATCTCCGTCATCGCAGCCGCGCAAATTCCCGTGGGATCGCCGCATGCCATGCGCGACCTGCCGAGTTTTTACAGCCACAAGATCGCCTTTGGCCCGGCGGTGAAGCAGCTGCTGAACGGCAGCGGTCGCAATCTGCTCGACATGCCCATGGGCGAGACGTTGCAATTCATTGCCGATGCCTTGGGCAAGCGGGTGGGGGAGCTGGTGGTTTGCACCATGGACCGTCCACGCCACGACACCATCATCAAGCAAGTGCGTGAAGTAGGCGCGGCCCTGCGCATGATTTCGGATGGGGATATCACCGCCGCAGTGGCTCCCTCCATGCCCGGCTCGGGCGTTGATGTGTACATCGGCATGGGTGGCTCACCCGAGGGTGTGCTGGCCGCTGCCGCGTTGAAGTGCCTGGGCGGTGACATGCAACTCCGCATGTGGTTCGACAAGAGCCGCCATGAGTCCCACTACAACGAGGTATGTGCGAGCCTCTCCAAGGACGAACTCGAGCGCGTGTATCAGGTCGATGACCTTGTGATTGGAGAGAGCGCCCTGTTCTGCGCCACCGGCATCAGCGACAGTCCGCTGGTGCCTGGGGTGAAGATTACCGGTCATCGTGCGGAGACACATTCCGTCCTCATGCGTGCCCGCAGCGGTACTGTGCGCCACATCACGGCGACCCACAATCTGGACCGGAAGTTCATCCCGATGCGCCCGAGCTTTGCGAAGCTGATGTAA